A single Alcanivorax borkumensis SK2 DNA region contains:
- the bamC gene encoding outer membrane protein assembly factor BamC, which yields MKKAALLAPLMLALMVAGCSWLPDSSLEYRKAAVTDPIKVPDGGVFIGEQPLYAVPREDERLTAPGEDEKRFEAPRPPQLVVLGSASGNENVESAPRGESAKALLGRDGNGYPIIMMSTRYAWAWEYVSDALKQTDLKVSDRDREVGIFYLKVPDRYELGAREAQLKLSHTTNGIQVAVLNEKGSALVDKIPGQAILERIYDELD from the coding sequence ATGAAGAAAGCGGCGTTGCTGGCACCACTCATGCTCGCTTTGATGGTGGCTGGTTGTAGCTGGTTGCCAGACAGCAGTTTGGAATACCGTAAAGCGGCCGTGACCGACCCGATTAAAGTGCCCGACGGTGGCGTGTTTATTGGTGAGCAGCCCCTGTATGCGGTGCCTCGCGAGGATGAGCGGCTAACCGCTCCTGGTGAAGATGAAAAGCGTTTTGAGGCACCGCGCCCGCCGCAACTGGTGGTGTTGGGGAGTGCCTCTGGCAACGAAAACGTTGAGTCTGCTCCGCGTGGTGAATCCGCTAAAGCATTGCTAGGTCGGGATGGCAATGGTTACCCGATTATCATGATGTCCACTCGCTACGCCTGGGCATGGGAATATGTGAGTGATGCCCTAAAACAGACGGATTTAAAGGTCAGTGATCGTGATCGAGAAGTGGGTATCTTTTACCTTAAGGTTCCCGATCGGTATGAGTTGGGTGCCCGCGAAGCACAGTTGAAATTAAGCCATACGACCAACGGTATTCAGGTGGCTGTGTTGAATGAGAAGGGCTCCGCACTGGTGGATAAAATCCCGGGGCAGGCCATTCTTGAGCGAATCTACGACGAGCTCGATTAA
- a CDS encoding MBL fold metallo-hydrolase — protein MQLASLGSGSKGNATLVHADDTLVLVDCGFTIKETEVRLGQLGLVADQLSAILVTHEHGDHIRSAGALARKVGCPVYSSFGTASAVHDKRASLKEANWQEIRPGRTFTLGAMEVLPVLVPHDAREPCQYRFSWQQRTVGVLTDLGAITPHVVDAYRDCDALVLECNHDSQLLASGPYPASLKRRVGGMLGHLSNDQAAALLRQANVDRLQHLVLSHLSEQNNTSLHALDAVQRVVTRGRERISVASQTEGFDWLQVH, from the coding sequence ATGCAGCTGGCCTCATTGGGCAGTGGCAGCAAAGGCAACGCCACGCTGGTGCACGCTGACGACACTTTGGTGTTGGTTGATTGTGGTTTTACCATTAAGGAAACTGAGGTGCGATTGGGGCAGCTGGGGCTGGTCGCCGATCAGCTCAGTGCGATTTTGGTCACCCATGAGCACGGAGATCATATTCGTAGCGCCGGGGCGTTGGCCCGTAAAGTGGGGTGCCCGGTATATAGCTCATTTGGCACCGCCAGCGCTGTGCACGACAAACGCGCCAGCCTGAAAGAGGCTAACTGGCAAGAAATTCGCCCCGGTCGGACGTTTACACTGGGAGCGATGGAAGTTCTGCCGGTGCTGGTGCCCCATGATGCTCGTGAACCTTGCCAGTATCGCTTTTCTTGGCAGCAGCGCACGGTGGGAGTGCTTACCGACTTGGGTGCGATTACCCCCCATGTGGTTGATGCCTACAGGGACTGCGATGCCTTAGTATTAGAATGCAATCACGACTCGCAATTACTAGCCTCAGGACCGTACCCAGCATCGTTGAAACGACGTGTGGGTGGTATGTTAGGCCACCTGAGTAATGATCAGGCTGCGGCGCTGTTGCGTCAGGCCAATGTGGATCGCCTGCAGCATTTGGTGCTGTCGCACCTGAGCGAACAGAACAACACGTCCCTGCATGCACTGGATGCCGTGCAACGGGTGGTAACCCGCGGGCGTGAACGAATTAGCGTTGCTAGTCAGACGGAAGGGTTTGACTGGCTACAAGTACATTAA